One window of the Onthophagus taurus isolate NC unplaced genomic scaffold, IU_Otau_3.0 ScKx7SY_16, whole genome shotgun sequence genome contains the following:
- the LOC111416062 gene encoding phosphatidylinositol 5-phosphate 4-kinase type-2 alpha isoform X2, translating to MSLPGTQGLSKLKKKHFRVKHQKVKLFRANEPFLSVLMWGINHTINELMHVTIPVMLLPDDFRAYSKIKIDNHLFNKENMPSHFKVKEYCPMVFRNIRERFGIDDLDFKESLTRSQPLPDDSSGKSGAKFYLSSDKLFIIKTLTSEEVERMHSFLKHYHPYIVERHGKTLLPQYLGMYRLTVDNVEHYIVITRNVFSNHLSTHRKFDLKGSTVDREASDKELEKDLPTYKDNDFVKQKLKVYIGDEAKQKLMETLTADVEFLTKLHLMDYSMLLGIHEVERGEEEFARQRENESENACQESDESEAGSGLDSRNFGYNTPPDSPNAIAQFVRDQSLQYEGGIIPELDIYAIPSCETAPVKEIYFVAIIDVLTHYGVKKQAAKAAKTVKYGSNVDGISTCDPEQYARRFMEFMSKAIE from the exons ATGTCACTGCCTGGGACACAAGGcctatcaaaattaaagaaaaaacactTCAGAGTTAAACACCAAAAGGTTAAATTATTTCGTGCGAATGAGCCGTTTTTATCGGTTCTAATGTGGGGAATTAACCACACC ataaACGAGTTAATGCATGTTACGATCCCCGTTATGCTTTTACCCGACGATTTTAGAGCTTAttccaaaattaaaatcgataaccacttatttaataa AGAAAACATGCCATCTCATTTCAAAGTAAAAGAATATTGCCCCATGGTTTTTAGAAACATACGCGAACGATTTGGAATTGACGATTTAGACTTTAAAGAGTCTTTAACGCGCTCTCAACCGCTCCCTGATGATTCTTCTGGAAAAAGTGGGGCTAAGTTTTATCTCAGTTCtgataaactttttattattaaaacgttAACGAGCGAGGAAGTCGAACGAATGCATTCGTTTTTAAAGCATTATCATCCT TATATCGTCGAAAGGCATGGAAAAACGCTTTTACCCCAATATTTAGGAATGTATCGATTAACCGTAGACAATGTTGAACATTACATTGTAATTACAAGGAATGTTTTTTCGAATCATCTTAGTACGCATCGTAAATTCGATCTTAAAGGCTCCACGGTCGACCGAGAGGCTTCTGATAAGGAATTGGAGAAGGATTTGCCCACTTATAAAGACAACGATTtcgttaaacaaaaattaaag gtGTATATAGGTGACGAAGCCAAGCAAAAATTGATGGAAACGCTCACCGCCGACGTTGAATTCCTCACCAAATTGCATTTGATGGATTATAGCATGTTAttag gTATACATGAGGTTGAGCGAGGTGAAGAAGAGTTCGCCCGGCAACGAGAAAACGAATCTGAGAATGCTTGTCAAGAATCTGATGAAAGTGAAGCCGGTTCGGGTTTGGATAGTCGCAATTTCGGTTATAACACCCCTCCGGATTCGCCAAACGCGATCGCTCAATTCGTTCGGGATCAAAGTCTCCAATATGAAG GAGGTATCATTCCGGAATTGGATATCTACGCAATTCCAAGTTGCGAAACCGCCCCAGTTAAAGAGATCTATTTCGTTGCGATTATTGACGTTTTGACTCATTACGGGGTGAAGAAGCAGGCTGCGAAAGCCGCCAAAACCGTTAAATATGGTTCGAACGTCGATGGAATTAGCACATGTGACCCCGAACAATACGCCAGAAGGTTTATGGAGTTTATGTCCAAAGCTATTGAATAG
- the LOC111416062 gene encoding phosphatidylinositol 5-phosphate 4-kinase type-2 alpha isoform X1: protein MSLPGTQGLSKLKKKHFRVKHQKVKLFRANEPFLSVLMWGINHTINELMHVTIPVMLLPDDFRAYSKIKIDNHLFNKENMPSHFKVKEYCPMVFRNIRERFGIDDLDFKESLTRSQPLPDDSSGKSGAKFYLSSDKLFIIKTLTSEEVERMHSFLKHYHPYIVERHGKTLLPQYLGMYRLTVDNVEHYIVITRNVFSNHLSTHRKFDLKGSTVDREASDKELEKDLPTYKDNDFVKQKLKVYIGDEAKQKLMETLTADVEFLTKLHLMDYSMLLGIHEVERGEEEFARQRENESENACQESDESEAGSGLDSRNFGYNTPPDSPNAIAQFVRDQSLQYEGKFFSGGIIPELDIYAIPSCETAPVKEIYFVAIIDVLTHYGVKKQAAKAAKTVKYGSNVDGISTCDPEQYARRFMEFMSKAIE, encoded by the exons ATGTCACTGCCTGGGACACAAGGcctatcaaaattaaagaaaaaacactTCAGAGTTAAACACCAAAAGGTTAAATTATTTCGTGCGAATGAGCCGTTTTTATCGGTTCTAATGTGGGGAATTAACCACACC ataaACGAGTTAATGCATGTTACGATCCCCGTTATGCTTTTACCCGACGATTTTAGAGCTTAttccaaaattaaaatcgataaccacttatttaataa AGAAAACATGCCATCTCATTTCAAAGTAAAAGAATATTGCCCCATGGTTTTTAGAAACATACGCGAACGATTTGGAATTGACGATTTAGACTTTAAAGAGTCTTTAACGCGCTCTCAACCGCTCCCTGATGATTCTTCTGGAAAAAGTGGGGCTAAGTTTTATCTCAGTTCtgataaactttttattattaaaacgttAACGAGCGAGGAAGTCGAACGAATGCATTCGTTTTTAAAGCATTATCATCCT TATATCGTCGAAAGGCATGGAAAAACGCTTTTACCCCAATATTTAGGAATGTATCGATTAACCGTAGACAATGTTGAACATTACATTGTAATTACAAGGAATGTTTTTTCGAATCATCTTAGTACGCATCGTAAATTCGATCTTAAAGGCTCCACGGTCGACCGAGAGGCTTCTGATAAGGAATTGGAGAAGGATTTGCCCACTTATAAAGACAACGATTtcgttaaacaaaaattaaag gtGTATATAGGTGACGAAGCCAAGCAAAAATTGATGGAAACGCTCACCGCCGACGTTGAATTCCTCACCAAATTGCATTTGATGGATTATAGCATGTTAttag gTATACATGAGGTTGAGCGAGGTGAAGAAGAGTTCGCCCGGCAACGAGAAAACGAATCTGAGAATGCTTGTCAAGAATCTGATGAAAGTGAAGCCGGTTCGGGTTTGGATAGTCGCAATTTCGGTTATAACACCCCTCCGGATTCGCCAAACGCGATCGCTCAATTCGTTCGGGATCAAAGTCTCCAATATGAAG GTAAATTTTTCTCAGGAGGTATCATTCCGGAATTGGATATCTACGCAATTCCAAGTTGCGAAACCGCCCCAGTTAAAGAGATCTATTTCGTTGCGATTATTGACGTTTTGACTCATTACGGGGTGAAGAAGCAGGCTGCGAAAGCCGCCAAAACCGTTAAATATGGTTCGAACGTCGATGGAATTAGCACATGTGACCCCGAACAATACGCCAGAAGGTTTATGGAGTTTATGTCCAAAGCTATTGAATAG
- the LOC111416229 gene encoding uncharacterized protein, producing MSKKNRNNYTQYSQEESSSSSLNYDKSKICRILRGEELYNEKKVIYSGINRPLRAFKHVNGCYLNESSIKPFLRITPDQKRVNVSIHGVKKLQKTPSECSKNVQTQTSSYEDLNNNLNCRFTQRRDEYERNKSSSKFTSTSTMKEFSDYSDYSSSDRLKDLESFRKENYFETHDVNGLINHKCVHQFKINDRFLPEPINPDVYGISRCIICNKALEMINKHEKGDELKRRNNKKDVVNIKKRYEMKLKPVTVNIGTGKEVMKISVPYGLEEERFGRRKNLAFDSFALRLQKGVF from the exons atgtcTAAAAAAAACCGAAATAATTACACTCAATACTCGCAAGAAGAATCATCAAG TTCATCGCTTAATTACGATAAATCAAAGATTTGTAGAATCTTGCGAGGGGAAGAACTTTATAACGAAAAAAAGGTGATTTATTCTGGGATAAATCGCCCGTTAAGGGCTTTTAAACACGTAAATGGATGTTATTTGAACGAATCCTCCATAAAACCGTTTTTGCGGATAACCCCCGATCAAAAAAGGGTGAATGTTTCAATCCATGGTGTTAAAAAATTGCAGAAAACGCCTTCAGAATGTAGCAAAAACGTTCAAACTCAAACTTCTTCTTATgaagatttaaataataacttaaattgtCGCTTCACTCAAAGAAGAGATGAATACGAACGGAATAAATCGTCTTCTAAGTTTACGTCGACCTCAACGATGAAGGAATTTAGTGATTATTCGGATTATTCCTCATCGGATAGATTAAAGGATTTGGAGAGTTTCAGGAAAGAGAATTATTTCGAAACTCATGATGTTAATGGcttaattaatcataaatgTGTTCAtcagtttaaaataaatgatagGTTTCTTCCTGAACCGATAAATCCTGATGTTTATGGAATAAGTAGGTgcataatttgtaataaagcGTTGGAAATGATTAATAAACACGAAAAAGGTGATGAATTAAAGaggagaaataataaaaaggatGTTGTTAATATCAAGAAGAGATATGAGATGAAATTAAAGCCGGTTACGGTTAATATTGGGACAGGTAAAGAGGTTATGAAGATTTCGGTGCCTTACGGGTTGGAGGAGGAGCGTTTTGGGAGGAGGAAAAATTTGGCTTTTGATAGTTTTGCTTTGAGGCTTCAAAAAGGGGTTTTTTGA
- the LOC111416238 gene encoding uncharacterized protein: MSISTEQETKTNLSPKKKQFNRNPSLEKIINFNAYICSQNFFILPALLTWMKTSQSILQAYSEKCTNLVKNLIKLDFLTIIQDLNKMGKETKRKLLEISTYTCLFLVFLQLTTCLILLGINSMPGGLIFLLVSISYICYMNYLCLRLIILKQKYKDEQKNFENEATTKYIRPKDILGKRTISSLNLF, from the coding sequence ATGTCGATATCTACAGAACAAGAAacgaaaacaaatttatcgccaaaaaagaaacaattcaACCGAAATCCATCGctcgaaaaaataattaattttaacgcTTATATATGTTCTcaaaacttctttattttaccCGCGTTATTAACCTGGATGAAAACGTCGCAGAGTATTCTTCAAGCGTACTCGGAAAAATGCAcgaatttagttaaaaatttaataaaattagattttttaacTATAATTCAAGATCTTAACAAAATGGGCAAAGAAACCAAACGAAAATTGTTAGAAATCTCGACTTAtacttgtttatttttggtgtTTCTACAATTAACgacttgtttaattttgttggGTATCAACTCAATGCCTGGAGGATTAATTTTCTTGCTCGTCTCAATCTCTTACATTTGTTATATGAATTATTTGTGTTTACGATTgatcattttgaaacaaaaatacaaagatGAGCAGAAAAACTTTGAGAACGAAGCGACGACAAAGTATATTAGGCCCAAAGATATTTTGGGGAAAAGGACAATAAgcagtttaaatttattttaa